A window of Fusarium falciforme chromosome 1, complete sequence genomic DNA:
TCGGTGTCAAGACAAATAAGGTCGCTCGTTGGGCTGGTATCACCTCGGGtgtcttctccatcgccCAAAGTATCACCGCTGTTGGCTGGGGAAAGGCATCTGATACGTATGGTCGAAagcccaccatcatcatcggtcTCTTGAGTACCATGGTGTGCTTTGTGATTTGGGGCATGTCTACCAGCTTGCCCATGGCCATTATCGTGCGAGCTATCCAGGGTGGTGGAAACGGCAATGGTACGTGTGCCTCTTCCATACTTGATATTCTCAACTAACAGTCTCCTAGTCGGTATCATCAGAACTATGGTGGCTGAGATGGTTCCAGAGAGGGAACTGCAACCTAGAGCCTTCAGTATCATGCCCCTAGTCTGGAGTTTGGGTTCTGTCATCGGTCCCAGCTTCGGCGGCTTCTTTGCTGAGCCGGCAAAGCAGTACCCGGCCATCTTCGGAAACATTGAGTTTTTCAAGCGTTTCCCTTTTGCCCTTCCTAACTTGGTCTtgaccatcttcttcctcatttCCGCCACCAGCGCAACTCTGTTCCTCCATGTAAGCAGAACCCTTTGGTGAAGCTATTCAGGCTAACAGGATCGAGGAAACACTCCCGAGCAAGCGAGGTCATCGGGATTGGGGTCTTTTGGTTGGTGATCGCATCAAGCGCACCTTGAGACGTTCACCCCCGGCCCCCTCAACACGCCGAGCCTCCTTCGTGGATGGAGAGGCTACTGCTCCTCTTCTCCCCAGCAAGGTGATCCCAACGAAGCGCAGTCATGAGCCCTATGGGCAGCATAAGGAGAGTGTTTTTACTCGCCAGAccgtcatcaacctccttgcTTATTCGTTCCTGGCCTTCCACTCAGTTGCCTATGATCAGGTCCTCAGCGTCTTCCTGTACCACCCGGTTGAGGACAAGACCCCCGACAACTTCAAGTTCCCGTTCTACTTTTCTGGAGGATTTGGGTTGGAGCACGGCCAGATCGGTTTGATCTTCACGTTGTACGGCATCGTCTGTGGTGTGATCCAATTCCTGCTCTACCCCCCGATTGTGACTCGGTTCGGCGTTCTGCGATGCTTTAGAGTTTGCTGTAAGTCATGAGCGTCATACAAAGTGTGATTTGATACTAATCTCTCACAGGTCTTCTCATGCCCCTTGTGTACTTCCTCACCCCGTACTGCGTGCTCTTCCCAACGGCACAGTCCCGGCTCATCGCCCTCTTGGTTGTTCTGTTGATCAAGGCGGCTGCTATTATCGTTGCCTTCCCCTCAACTACTATCCTCCTCACCAACTCTTGCACCTCGCTCCGCGTGCTGGGCACCCTGAACGGATACGCCACCACCTTCAGCGGCATCGGCCGAGCCCTAGGCCCAGCCTCGACGGGCGCCGTCTTCACCTGGGGCGCTGACAACGGCTACATGGTCACGCCTTGGTTCTACCTCATGTTTGTGGCCATTCTCGGTGCCATCCCGGCGTATATGGCCGTCGATGGCAAGGGTCCTACTGCCTCGGCGGAGAGCAGTGAtgccgaagatgacgagtCTACTGATTCCAGCACGCTACTGCTGCCGGACGACTCTGCGATAGCTTCGGATTCTGAAGATGAGGAGTTTCAGCCCTCGAGCAAGGGCAAGTCGCAGCAGAGCTACGGAACCATGAATGGAGAGAGAAACTAGGGGGACCTGTGACGAAAATTTTAAAAGGAGTGAATGTTTGAGAATGTTGTGGAAGGATGCCGATATTTGGCACATCAACTTGGTTGcataggtaggtagggaGCTGggaaaggtatttaaagtacacttacctaggtaggtatcTATTCTCATATCTGATGAGATATATACAAGAACCTCATCTAAGGCttaatataaggattaaaaaaatGAGAAGAGACTTTATCTTAAAGTGCATTATGTTCTCTAATTTTGTGGTTACTTTTATACAGGAATAATCAAGAGGATTTACCATGGACAACCCGAGTGGCAGACTAAATACCCAAGTTGGCGTGATGAAACTCGCTCCTGGGAATCATCCTTGGCGGCAACCGTTGAATCTGAGGGTATCATGATCAACATTGTTTGCATTGGTGGCGTTGAAACATGACAAGCATCACATCCCGGTATCTGACAGTGTTTTGCATGGATTCATCTGATGATCATCATGTACTCCGTACCACGCATGAGCTAACAGATCCTTGTTTTGTCACTTGCACTTTTGCCAAGGTGCACATTTCTTTTGGTGACGGGATGGATTCAATCTTGGCTACTACCTTGATGATCAAGCCGTACAATATGAAAAagaggtataataaatatgaTATCTCAACATAGAAAAGAGTTGAAGCAGCCGCTTGGAAATGCCACCGCTGAAAATAGGTATTCtcgataataataattcccGCTTCCTTgacttttcctcttctttctGATCAAAACCAAAAGTCATAAGTTAAAACCATAGAGTTGAGCTCATTGCTCCCAAAAATTTTCAACGCCCAGTGTTTGAATGATGGATGCCCAAGATCGCTTCAGTGTAAAAAGGGGGGATATCGTATGAGTACAGAGGCCGGTGCCTCGAGGAATAGTTCGTAAAAGGGGTGATCCGGTCTTGACACGGTTGGTGTCGGATCGGGTAAAGTGATAATGGTAATAACGATATGCCATGATGTAGGCCATGGCTTATAGTAGCAGGATGTGGTTGTGCACCACCCTGATCAAGAAACGTATGGTTAGATAATCCTTCGAAGAGCCATTTACATCTTCAGTAGAATGGTGAGGCTCTCCTTCGAGGATCACGGGCTCGGCGCCCCTCTCGGTCATTCCACTCCCAGTCGATATGATCCGGGTGTGGTCGTGGACGGGGCTCACAGTAGTCATGCCTGGAGCAGCCATCCCATCTCTCGCATCGCCAGGGCACCTTGCGCTGATCGTCAGCACTTCGGCTGCGTACCTGGTGCTGCTCGTGGGCGACAGAAGGGCGTTCGCGGAAGTGTTCCAGGTCGGCGTCCATCTCGCTCAGCCGCAAGCTTCCTCGTCCTACCCAGTCGTCGATAGTGTCGGCAATCTGGCGGAATCCTTCGGTGTGGCCGCCATCGTGGCTGGCCTTGAGGCCGCATGTGACAAACAGGTAGCTGTGAATCATCTCATGTAGGAACGTCGAAATAAGTAGGCGACGGTTGTACTGGGTGTCTTTGAGAATGGGCGAAGACAACACAATGAGTGTCTCGAACCCACTGACAGGGGAACGTCGCACAGCCGTAGTACCGACGATGTGTGCCTGATACTGGGCGCTAGCAGGGTGACTCCAATCCCAGGCAACACGACCGGCGAgggtgttgaagaagaatAGTTCATTGGCGGCAGAGAAGATGCTGCGAAGGGCATCCTCATCAAGTGGAAAGTCGGCGGCGCGAGACTTGGGGTTGATGAGAGTCCGGAGGATGCGGCCGTGCCGCGAATCAGACCGGCGATGCCGTCTGCGGTTAGAGCCTAAGCCGGCGACATGGTCCCGGACAAGGCGAGCGGCAGCAAGGTCGCTCAATAATGAGAGGCCATTATCCTCTGCTTTGAGGGCGAGGCTGGCGAGTGAGTGCTGTGTCGTATCAGAAGAGACGGAGAGTCCGGACTCGGTGCGTTCCATAGCGCAGGCCTCGGGGACGGGTGCCGGGCCGAATGCAGCTGCTGGCGCCGGCCGGGGCTCGGGGGTCGAGCCAAAGTCGAGGCCGGCGTCGATGGAGGGGAACTCGTGATCCTCGGGAGGTGGCGAACGCTCGCGAATGACGAGAAACCCGAGCTTGTTGAGGGTCATGAGATCGGGGGGAGGAATTGGCGGAGGAGTAGTCTCAATGTCGTCGTGGTGAGGAACATCGTCCTCTGCAGGGGAGCTATAAGAGCGACCGTAGGGATATTCGGCGTGTTGGTGGACGCCGCCGTAATGGGCCCGCGGATACCCATGTCGGTGATGCAAATGCAAAGGATAAGGGTAAGCGGGCGACTCATGACCACTGGGTCCAGCTACGGGCGGGTTGCTGTATGCATCATCATATGGAAGTGCAAGTGCATCATCGATGTTGGTGTAATCGTAGTCGTCGTcgaacctcttcctctttggaCCGAAagtgaagccatcgcagCCGTCCGAGTGGCTCACCCTCCGTTTGCCGCCGACGACATACGGGTCGGGGCCGGTAGCACCAAGCAAGAGACCCCCGTCATCCACCCGAAATGCCATGGGACATGCTCATCGACTCGAGCCGGGGTGGGTTAGATTGACAGGTGcaaggggaggaagaggaagagggagggggggaaggatgggaggaagaggtcaCATAGGGGGTAAAGAATGGAACGCCACTTTGTGATGGATTCTCTGTGAACGTTGCGTTTGCGGTTACagcctctttctctttctcgtCTCCGTTGAAACAATGGAGATACGATTCAGAATACGACTCAGAATCTGGATTGTCGGTTGCCCCCCCCTTTCCAAGTCGGTGAGTCCGGAAGCGGATTCGGATGCGAGTGGCGGGAACGGGAATGGAGAAGGACGCGCGTGAGCCAGCGGTTGGCGGTGGAAGCCAGAGTTTGGTTGGtgagagggagggaggggaaaGATGAAAGTgcaaaaaagagaaattaaaaCAAAAAGTGAAAAATGagaaaaaggaaagaaagaagaaacgaAATGGATGGTTATGTTGGGAAATGCATGGGTAGTAGCAGGTGCAAGACGTGCAAGAGCTGAGTCGAGTCGAATTGAACAACCTCGAGTTTCACCGTAAGTCTTGCTTGTCTTGGTTGCTTTTGGTTGGGGGGAGGAGTCGGGATCGTTTAATGGATGGTTCCCGGACGGTTTTGGACTGGCTTAAACGTCGAGTTATGCACCTTGAGAGCCGATcacagagaagagaagaagagggaaaaaggACCGCAGCGCATACAAAGACTGGGAGCGGGCTTCGTCTCCAAATAAGCCTCCCCCCAACACAAAGCAGGGCGACTTACTGACTGCACGCAAACAACAAGCCCAGGGCACTTGTCTTGACAGGCCCTATCATCCTTGTACAGTTGTCCGTCCtgtctctgcctctgccgcGGGCTTCTCTACCTCTGCCAAATCACCGCGCTGGGGAATCCTTGCCTCGGGGGTGTGAGGCGCTGAAAGCGTGAGAATCACTGActgggctgctgctgggtgGCTGCTTGCTGCAAGAACCCCCCTTCCGGTCTCTTCGACAGAGAGCATGACACGACACACACGAGCTTTTTGCTCTGGAGGGCCCTATTATCCCATCCAGGGGATCCCCCATTAGTGAGAGGTCCATCCCCCAGATACGGGTCGCCTCACTCTTGTCGACTGGCttgcttttttctcttcattCTTAAGCTGCTTGCCCGGGCTCCGACTCTAATGGCGAACCGGCGTCGAGCGCTATGGCTATTGCGGCAGTGGCACCGGGACCTTAAATGAGGAACCCTGAGGGGGGGGGCTTGGAAACATCGGGAATGCAATCTTGGGAGTCTGTTGGTTGTCGATGGCATGGCAAGGCATGGCAGCATGGCGGTGTGTGCTATGTCGCTAGGCGCCCGAGACGAGATGACGGCAGACCGAGAGAAACAGCGCAGCACGCTATCATACACTACAGACTAGGTAGAGTAAAGAGGCCATCGTCACCGCAGGTCAGCCTCGTAACCTGCCTGCAAATGGGGCCTCGGCCGGGCAAATCTGACCTGATGTCGTCGACGGAAACTTGGAAGCCTCCCTTGAAGGTTGAACTGTATACATGTACCCGGCCGAAACGGTCCAGACAAGGGGGTCAAGGGTGCCCGCTGAAGCCACGAGATGCTCGCTGCAGATGACCAGGGATCTTCCCTCCAGACTACCAAATCCAGGGCAATGGGCCACTGCTACGACCAATATCCATCAGAGACGTCTGTcgttctctttctcttttggCAATCTTGAGCCGAAAGGAAAAATCCCAGCGAAGATCACCATGTCTCAGCTTTTTGTATCTTCCCAAAAACCCCTACCGCCTATTCAACAAAAAACTTGGCTTCCGCCATGCTTTATGATTCAATAACAAGGCGAAAACATCTCCACCTGTATGTACACAGACCTGACAGCGCAcacctcctccgcctgcTCCTCTCCCCCGCTAGAGATGCCATATAAACCCACTTCCCGCCAGGGGCCACCGTACCGGCGCCCGGTGTCTTGGACAGTAGCCTTCGTTCGGTCGTCGTCAAAGACCGGGATACCCTTTGAAGATTAGCAGAGTGCCTGACGTCGAATCCATGAACGATGCGTGCGTGATACAAGAGGGGTGAACCTGTATCGTCCATTGAAAGATCGTCGTTCAACTTCAATGCTGGGCTTCACTCGCTATCACGGCCCAACTCTGAGACGAGATATCAGTATGAGGCCCTCTACCGCCAACCCCCAATAATAGCCTATAACTGCCGTCCTCTGATCGGATAGCCTCAGCTTCTCTAGCCCGTGCTAGAAACCGTCTATTTTCTTTGGCGCCTCCGCCGAGGACCTGTCAAGCGTCCCCATCGGCATCATTGGTCCAGGGATGCCGTCGGAGCCCCGTGATTGGTCGCCCTGTTATTCAGAGGGCACCTGAACTGGACCCAGTCGTGGACCTTGGCGAGAAAGGAAGCGAGAGAAAGCTTCTGCGAGATGAGATTTGGAATTTACaaatcttcttttctttaccGATGGATCTCGTTCTAGTGGTTTTACCGTCTTTTGATCCTTGAAAATCCAGAGATGGTGAGTGAATGTGGAGAACGGCAGCTAATGCATCCCGAGACAAACCAGAGATGGACAGATGCAGATACTTTCGAACTGACTCATAGCGTTGGATCGAGTTGGGTTGAGATGCAGCATGTAATCGGTCATTCTTTCTATCAATAGACACAAACTGATAGACAGCACAGCAACTACTGTacttctcctcatcctctctATCCAGTcaactcctcctcgacaatcatcaccatcaacaagctcataCGCACTccactcctcctcttcgtcggCATCACCGCCACGCCCTGCATTGGCCACATCCATCTCGCAGCATGCAAGCACCCTGCGCCGCATATACTCTTCTAGCCTGATGCTTGCTTCGAGTCCCGTCGGTCGGTCGTTGGCCGCCGCGCCCTTACTCTTCCGAAGCTGTCAACCAACTCTTTGTGCTTTgccgcgccgccgcctcatcttgccctcctcctcgacgtgGTCACTCTATAGAGTAGTGATCCTCATGGAGTCGTGTGAGGTAAGCCTTTGGTGTGCATCCAGACACATGAGCAACTTGTCAGAGGACCTTGCCCTCTCCACCGACgatcgctcgctcgctctcgTCATCGGCAACACTCCACTGGAACTTTCAAGGGTCTTTGCCCTGCAGAGTGAACTGTTGATCCCATCATTGTCCGGTTATCACACATGCAGATgaagtaaaagaaaaaaaccgctctcttttattatcctggACCCTTAATGCAACCTGCAGCATCCACCCCCTCCCCTCATCGTCACTCTGCCAGCCCAAGACCTTGCACGAACCGTGCCTCGTCAGCCTGCCGTTCCAGAGCCTCCCGCATCCGCTGCGAATACACCCGTctcttctgctcctcctccgcagCCTCCCCGGCCCTgtcctcgtcaaagtcctcCGGCGCGAAGAGCGGAGCCCCCGTGAAACTGATCATCCCCAGCTTCTCCCCCGTCCAGAACAGGACGTTGTCCTCGTTGGGCCGGTCCGGCTTGGACCGGCGCTTGGTCGACAGGATCTTGCGCGCGAGGTCGTCGGAGCCCGGCATCGAGGCAAAGAGCGACGCCTGCGTCTGCACGTCGCTGTGCCCGATCTTGATCCGTCGGCACTCGGTGTATCCGTCCCTCTCGAACCACTTGATTTGCCCGGCCCCGTCCGAAAAGGCAATCTTGGTCCCGTGGTTGATTACCGACAAGATGATGGACGAAGCCGCCGTGTAGCGGTTCTTCATGGTAGAGTTTTGCTGGACAGGCCCGTCGCTTGACAGGTCTACAGACCCCAGGCCATACAGCTCCAGAGAACCCTTGGTCTTGTACTCTCCGCCGGCAATCAGCGTACGGCCATTCTCAGACGTCTTGCACTCTTCAACTCTCTCGGCCGAGAGCTCGCCCCGACGGCGTACCTCGTGATCCACCGTAGAGAAGGGGTAAGGCAGGGCTGCCAGGCTGGAGAGCCTCGATCCCGAGTAGATGGAGCCCATGATCTTGGGAAACTGGCGTCGATCGTAATGCAGAATATTGGAAAACCGTCCCGACACGTAGATGTCGTCCGACACCATCTCATCGCCCGCCGGCCGGGGCAGGTGGAGAATGCTGGTCGGCGTTGGCTGAGACAGTGAGGCGTACGGCGGCAGTGGGTTTGGGTCAaagatggccttgaaggGATTATCTTCCTCCAGGCTGCTGCTACCATCGAGACGCTCCACAACCTCATCGTGCACCTTGGATGGTGCTCTAAAGTCGTGTAGATGGATGCCCAATGAGGTGCCCACGGTCAAGGGTACTCCGTCTTGGATCTGTGACAAGGTTGTGATGGACCACTCGAAGGAATCTCGCTTGACTACCTCAAGACGGTTGAGATCGACTTCGATGAGGTCTGGTAGAGTGTCAGAAAGATCAACGATCAACAGTTAATGGGCGCGGCACTTACGACTCTGCACAGCAAAGACAGCCTTgtggttgctgttgctgacgCTAACACACTCTGTGACACCCGTGTCGATCTTCTTGGACCGCCTCGTGTTCTGATCTCCCCGGCCGTCAAAGAAGAGAATGTCGGGTCGGCTCGTGGCCACGATTCCTCCCCTTTTCCCTCGGC
This region includes:
- a CDS encoding F-box domain-containing protein; amino-acid sequence: MASPTQPERRWDGLPDEILLQILCYLEPHNLPRLQLVSRRLREVCLDHELWKRHCFERSPWYHFLQNRRKIFATSAESKLGKAKDPDVSDYDLLPDADEPPRPAKVHLKFLQDMANWDPAFPGEHVSWYDEYIQRQGPTCVNWLETPRVRVGGLQHLIEVRGMALYNPNNGDDGLGSLLAVSPLDDGSVCLWDVNGSRGKRGGIVATSRPDILFFDGRGDQNTRRSKKIDTGVTECVSVSNSNHKAVFAVQSHLIEVDLNRLEVVKRDSFEWSITTLSQIQDGVPLTVGTSLGIHLHDFRAPSKVHDEVVERLDGSSSLEEDNPFKAIFDPNPLPPYASLSQPTPTSILHLPRPAGDEMVSDDIYVSGRFSNILHYDRRQFPKIMGSIYSGSRLSSLAALPYPFSTVDHEVRRRGELSAERVEECKTSENGRTLIAGGEYKTKGSLELYGLGSVDLSSDGPVQQNSTMKNRYTAASSIILSVINHGTKIAFSDGAGQIKWFERDGYTECRRIKIGHSDVQTQASLFASMPGSDDLARKILSTKRRSKPDRPNEDNVLFWTGEKLGMISFTGAPLFAPEDFDEDRAGEAAEEEQKRRVYSQRMREALERQADEARFVQGLGLAE
- a CDS encoding MFS domain-containing protein; this encodes MTMTTKDKPKLPVQQLAILAVARIAEPMAYTSVFPYLPSMVKSFGVKTNKVARWAGITSGVFSIAQSITAVGWGKASDTYGRKPTIIIGLLSTMVCFVIWGMSTSLPMAIIVRAIQGGGNGNVGIIRTMVAEMVPERELQPRAFSIMPLVWSLGSVIGPSFGGFFAEPAKQYPAIFGNIEFFKRFPFALPNLVLTIFFLISATSATLFLHETLPSKRGHRDWGLLVGDRIKRTLRRSPPAPSTRRASFVDGEATAPLLPSKVIPTKRSHEPYGQHKESVFTRQTVINLLAYSFLAFHSVAYDQVLSVFLYHPVEDKTPDNFKFPFYFSGGFGLEHGQIGLIFTLYGIVCGVIQFLLYPPIVTRFGVLRCFRVCCLLMPLVYFLTPYCVLFPTAQSRLIALLVVLLIKAAAIIVAFPSTTILLTNSCTSLRVLGTLNGYATTFSGIGRALGPASTGAVFTWGADNGYMVTPWFYLMFVAILGAIPAYMAVDGKGPTASAESSDAEDDESTDSSTLLLPDDSAIASDSEDEEFQPSSKGKSQQSYGTMNGERN